A part of Colletotrichum higginsianum IMI 349063 chromosome 11, whole genome shotgun sequence genomic DNA contains:
- a CDS encoding Tata-box-binding protein, with product MSTVDVGPVVQNVVVTATTGCRLDLQLISTHARNAEYNPKRFAAVIMRIREPKTTALIFASGKMVVTGAKAQCDARTACRKFSRILQKLGFPTEIADVKIQNIVSSFDCKFPIRLEGIAVAKFGSVSYEPELFPGLVYRLQVPKVVVLMFASGKVVLTGAKSKEDISGAFDAIRPWLQSFRVIHDKPIGLQKGHGHGSQ from the exons ATGAGTACTGTCGACGTAGGGCCTGTTGTACA GAACGTCGTCGTGACGGCCACAACGGGATGCCGGCTAGACCTGCAGTTGATATCGACGCACGCACGAAACGCGGAGTATAACCCAAAG AGATTCGCGGCCGTCATCATGAGAATTCGGGAGCCAAAAACGACAGCGTTGATCTTTGCTTCTGGCAAGATGGTCGTGACTGGAGCCAAGGCGCAGTGTGATGCTAGGACAGCTTGTAGAAAGTTCAGTCGGATTCTGCAAAAACTAGGATTTCCGACAGAAATTGCAGACGTCAAAATCCAGAACATCGTCTCTTCGTTCGATTGCAAGTTCCCGATCCGATTGGAAGGTATTGCCGTGGCCAAGTTCGGATCGGTTTCGTACGAGCCTGAACTCTTTCCAGGCCTCGTATACCGACTGCAGGTGCCCAAAGTCGTCGTCCTGATGTTCGCAAGTGGCAAGGTCGTGCTGACCGGCGCTAAATCAAAAGAAGATATTTCCGGAGCGTTCGATGCGATACGACCGTGGCTGCAAA GTTTCAGGGTTATCCATGATAAGCCGATAGGCCTACAAAAGGGACACGGACATGGGTCACAGTAG